The region ACAAACACGCAACCGCCCGCAGCGGGTTATCGTTCGGCATGGCCACCTGGGACGACGTGCGCCGACTCGCGACGGCGCTGCCCGAAGTCACCGAGCGCCCGTCCTACGACGGGCTGCCCGCCTGGCGGGTGAAGGACAAGCTGTTCGCCTGGGACCGGCCGCTGCGGCGCGGCGACCTCGCGGCCCTCGGCGCGGCCGCCCCGGACGGCCCGGTGCTCGGCGCGAGCGTCCCCGACCTCGGGGTGAAGGACGCCCTGGTGGTCGACGACCCGGACGTCTACTTCACCATCCCGCACCTCGACGGGTACGCCGCCGTGCTGGTCCGGCTGGACCGGGTCGACGTGCCCGAGCTGGCCGAGCTGATCACCGAGGCGTGGCTGTGCAAGGCCCCGAAACGGCTGGCCAAGCAGTTCCAGGCGACCCTCGACGACTGATGCGCCGATTACCCCTCGTCGTCGCGGGCACCTGGCTGACGGTGCTCGTCGGGCTGCTCACC is a window of Saccharothrix espanaensis DSM 44229 DNA encoding:
- a CDS encoding MmcQ/YjbR family DNA-binding protein, which codes for MATWDDVRRLATALPEVTERPSYDGLPAWRVKDKLFAWDRPLRRGDLAALGAAAPDGPVLGASVPDLGVKDALVVDDPDVYFTIPHLDGYAAVLVRLDRVDVPELAELITEAWLCKAPKRLAKQFQATLDD